The DNA sequence GCTTCCCTTTTTTACCACGTTATACAGTATGTGGTGTCCTGTGTACCTATCCTAGCTTTTCATACCGCAGAAATCTGATGCCCAAATTAgtacaaaatttttttgaagcTTGGCATTGTAACATGTAATGATAAATCATGGCAGAATTTGTAAGTCAAGCAAGGATATGACATTTGGAACTCATGGTATGCAAGACAGCTGCTTGGCTGATTGCTTAAAAACTATTTGTATTCCCTGAAGTAATGTCGTAGGGTGTAAGGTGCTTAGGACAGGCATATCTGTTGATATATAATCTATGTAAGGCAATATCTTTTTGTAAACAGGCTTATAAAAGAAGATCATGTCAACAGAAAATCGCCAGTTCCATTTCGCTAGAGTCTGTAGCCAATCGAAGTTGTGGGCATCAAAGATGCTCAATCAGTACCTTTGCTAACAtgctttatttgtttattaactTTCAAGTTTTTGCGTAATTAATTGAAGAGCTTTTTCCATCATTATTCTGTCTTGAAACACTCGTTGGCAATTGGCAATAGTGGACCTTCTTTATGAATGTTCTTACCAATGAATATTAAGAGGTTTACAGTCCTTGTTGAGACAACGGAGAGCCTACATCCTAAGTGGCATAGTAGGAAGACAGTTATGATGCTTTGTTGAGCCAGCTTGGACAAGAATTACAGCTGGTTGCATTGATCGATTCCTTCTGATGTACTTGTCACACTAACTCCTTGAAGATAAATAAAGTGGTTCTGGTATTTTACTGCCTGTGACATGCACATTGATTAAGACTTCATACTTCTGTATTATGAAGTGCACTTTTTCCTATTCACATGCGATTTACTTTGGCTAGTGCTCTCACGATAGTAAAGCATTGTAAGTTGACTAGCTTCATGATTACCAAGAATTTCTAGACTTAACTTTTATTGTGCCGTCAGAAGCAAATTTTTCCTGTGTATGCTCTTAACGTTTATGTTCCAAATAACATTGAGTCTTGGATGTTATCACAATTGTAATGGGCTTGATTTGTTGCTAAGTTACAGCCTTTCTTGAATTGTGTTCACCTGAGAGTAATCGGTGCAATTACATGTTTTAATATTCCTTTTCCTCATGTTATAGCAGAACTCTAATGGCTGTATGCCTGCAACTTAACCCCACTGGTCCTTGTAAACTGGATAACATTCTGAAAGGTAACAACTATGCAGATTGCAGTCAAAAGGTTGAAGGTTTGGAGCAACAAAGCGGATATGGAATTTGCAGTTGAGATTGAGGTACTGGCACGAGTACGGCACAAGAATTTGCTAAGCTTACGTGGCTATTGTGCTGAGGGGCACGAGCGTCTGATCGTGTATGACTACATGCTGAATTTAAGCTTGCTATCTCATCTTCATGGGCAGCACTCGGCAGAATGCCTTCTCGATTGGAACCGACGGATGAGTATTGCAGTTGGAGCTGCTGAGGGCATAGCGTAAGTACTAAACCAACTTTGTTCTTCATCTTTTGTCATGCCACGTACCTTACCTCGTAATCTTTTGATTCAGCTATCTCCACCACCACTCCACCCTGCATATAATTCATAGAGACATCAAAGCGAGCAATGTGTTGCTAGATTCAGATTTTCAGGCTCGGGTTGCTGATTTTGGATTTGCAAAGTTAATCCCGGATGGTGTAACACATGTGACAACGAGAGTTAAGGGTACCCTCGGATACCTTGCACCCGAATACGCTATGTTAGGGAAAGCAAATGAGAGTTGTGATGTCTACAGCTTTGGGATACTTCTGCTCGAGCTTGCTAGTGGCAGGAAACCCATTGAGAAATTGAGTGCAACAATGAAACGTTCAATTACTGATTGGGCTCTGCCATTGGCAAGCGAGAGAAAGTTTGATGAAATAGTAGATCCGAAGCTCAATGGCACGTATGTGGAGGAAGAGCTAAAGAGAGTGGTCTTGGTTGCACTCATATGTGCTCACAGTCGGCCAGAGAAGAGACCCACGATGCTTGAGGTGGTGGAGCTTCTGAAGGGACTTAAGAAGGAGAAATTAGCTGAACTGGAACATATTGAGCTATTCAAGGCCGCTCAAGCTGCAGATTATAATGATGGGGCCTCGGTTGTTGAAGACAGCTCAGACTTCATCTCAGAGGAAAAAGATTCAAAACCGGAAATTGAGGGGCTTAGAGATGAACATAATCGCACAAACTAATAACTGTGGATATGGAACCATTTACAAGATTTGGGTTTCTCATGTGAAGGTGGAACTGGCTTGGCTTGTTATTAGAATTTGCCATTGCTACTATCAAGAAAGCATGTATTTTTGTGAGTGCAACAAGATCTGTTTTGTGTTTCTCGTCATTCCTTTGTCCTAAAACGAATGACATGGAAACTGTGTTTAATATCCTACGGGATGGTCTGGTTTTTGGCTCTTGAGACTAGAACTAGTGCTATATGTATATAGAACGACGCATCGACCCTCTCTTTTGACTTCTCTCCATTACTACAATTAAGGTATTGCAACAGTATATGTATAACGCATGCCATTTCAACGAAAACctgtatttttcatttcaacATCAAAAGATACAAAATGCTCActgttaataaaaaattgtggcACAGCAGGCATTCGAGGCTTTAGCTTCAATACAAATGTAGAAACATAAATGGCACAATCATATATTTACAAAGACTACTACTGGAATATAAAAAAGGCATATAGCTACAAAATCTGGTTTACCGAATCATCTTAAGATGTGCATGattattacaacaaaaagcCTTTTTTGTGAGTGACTCCTTTCGAAAGACTTGCCAAGTGAAAAATCAGTAATTGCACATTGCAAGCAAGCTTGCATTGTAACCCAGAATTACATCGCAAATCTAACTCCTATGAGAATGTGTCTTCGCGATCTCCCACAGCAATCGTCTCTCCCTCCTCCAAGTTGCTAAACTCCAGGAAATGCGTAGGCCTGTGGTCCTCGTGATAATATTCACGGGGTGCCCCAAGCTTGACCCCATACTTCATACTAGGtgcatgtttcacccccatgaAGTTGTAATTCCATGGACCATTATCAGGAATCTAGTAACCGAAAGCAATAAAATGATCAAGTTTACTCCATAGGAACAATAAAACCATTCAGCAAATCAAATACACATGAAGATAAATAACCATACAAGTATCCAATCAAAAAGTACAACTAATGAATCGTATATTTCGAGGACAGGTAGAGAATGTTCTTACCATATAGAAGCCAAGGAAGCGGTCACTAAGGAGCATTTGGACCTTCTCATAATGAGTGGGAAGGTAGCCATGAGGATTGCTCCCAGTGTCCTTGTTCACACGTCCCCACTCATACCCTGATGGTGTCAGCTTATAAGCAGTTAAGGAGCAGGAACCAGGAGTGAAACTGCAAGTCAAAACAATGCACTTCTCCCCATCCCATTGCTTGTTGTTTTCTAAGATCTTAGCATGACTTGTGAGATCCTGCAAGCAAAATCTCAGGTAAGATAACAAATCGCGGGCATGAATCATTCCCCCCTTCTAGAAGAAGAGAAGTATCTAAAAACATGACATTTCTACAAAAGTACTAACATAAGAAACATTAAATCACTCAGATCAAAGAAAAACCTGTGGTGATAACTGGGGAAGTTCATTAGGTTGTGTGTGCATCCATCCCAAAGGCTCCAAGTCATTCAGGAAATCATGCTCTGGAAGAGCTGCTGGAAGGTTAACTTGCTGATGGGTTCCCCACTGTGGTGGCATTGCAATACAGCGGATTTCCTTAACCTGTGGGTTGTCAGGAGGACTTACACCATACAAGTAGCCAGCAATTTGAGTCCGCAGATCTGCTATGCAGATAAACTTCTTCAAAATGTTCTTTGGCATAATATAGGTATATCCTGTTTCCTGCATTATCAAGTGCCCTCCAGGTCAgccaatattaaatatatatgattataatttgtaatgtaatcatatatattaaatatatatataatatgagaagGTCAACCAGTACCTTTATATCCTCTGAATTCACATAAATATGATTGACACGAAGATAGAGATTTGTTGCTGATATTGCTCTCACACGCCAATCTGTCTTAGATCCAAATGCAGCTTGCTCATATGGACTTGTGGTGGTGACAATCAGTTCATCACCATGCACATTGGTGGTCCTTGTTGTCACTGCTGTCAGCTGACTTGCTTCTTTTGCCTGGTATTGTTATACAGGAGTTGATTTTAAGCCAATAACCAGCAACATATACATAAAGAAACCAAAGTCAAAACAAATGGTGATAGGCTAGTGATGTATATGCAAGAGGAATATAGAAACAGAGGATCTTTTTTACTCCATTGTGAGGTTGATAACATTGGAAAATGATAACCTTACAACTATTttgcaattattttacaactccaTATGAAATGAAGggcaattttgtaatattaaaatttaattttattggaGTGGCATGATTTCTTTGATTGTttgaaaatgagttgtaaaCGAGTTGTAGTAGTATCATTACTCGATAACATTTTGTGGCAAGCTGTTTTTGGTCTTTTTGGGCTAAATTGGGTGATGCCTAGAAAAAGAGGTAGATCTTTGAGTGCTCAAAAGGGAATTTTGACAGTCGTCATGATGAGAACTTGTAGAAAATGATTCCAATTTGTTTCATGTGGTACAGTAGAGAAAGAAATCCAAGATTGCACATAGACAGAGGAGGACCTCAAGGCCTTCTTTCTCAATTTACTCTCTACCAATGGATGGTTGCCCACTATCCTTTTATAGTTTTAGCTTCCAGGATTTTCTTGGTTTCTTTACATTCTCTAGTTAGGTGCATCTCACCTACACCACCTATGAACTTGATGGTGCCTTTGTGCTCATTAATAAACTCTCtcattataaaagaaaaaaacagaaacatCACCTGTTTCTCAATCTCAGCAATCTGCTGTCTCTGTTGAGAAGGTGGAGTAATCTCAGCACCAAGTATGATATCACGAATTTCAGACTGTGTCAGAGCTGATGTATTCACATTGTTCTTCTTGGCATAGTCTGAGAGTATGAGATCTCTAAGAGCAACCTCTACCTGCCACATGAAGATGATAGGAAAACTCATCACATCAAAGAAATGCATGAATATATATTGACAgaatggcatttttttttatcagtaaacaagattttattcgtcataagaataggcaagagcccacgtatacgggacatatataAGAGCAACGCCTAAGCgtgctag is a window from the Juglans regia cultivar Chandler chromosome 7, Walnut 2.0, whole genome shotgun sequence genome containing:
- the LOC109013927 gene encoding PTI1-like tyrosine-protein kinase At3g15890 produces the protein MAFYSMFCCGNVSNRSERGKKPQTWRVFSLKELHAATNNFNYDNKLGEGGFGSVYWGQLWDGSQIAVKRLKVWSNKADMEFAVEIEVLARVRHKNLLSLRGYCAEGHERLIVYDYMLNLSLLSHLHGQHSAECLLDWNRRMSIAVGAAEGIAYLHHHSTLHIIHRDIKASNVLLDSDFQARVADFGFAKLIPDGVTHVTTRVKGTLGYLAPEYAMLGKANESCDVYSFGILLLELASGRKPIEKLSATMKRSITDWALPLASERKFDEIVDPKLNGTYVEEELKRVVLVALICAHSRPEKRPTMLEVVELLKGLKKEKLAELEHIELFKAAQAADYNDGASVVEDSSDFISEEKDSKPEIEGLRDEHNRTN